In one Actinomycetota bacterium genomic region, the following are encoded:
- a CDS encoding nucleotidyltransferase domain-containing protein — protein sequence MMNFLGISKSNLRRKILSYFFTNPDSNLYLREIANIINEDPGNLSRELSRLENEGIFKSIKRGNQKYFYLNKEYPLYKELKSIVFKTIGIKGGIKKIFEKIGDVKLVFIYGSYAKSKENYLSDVDLIIIGSPDEDKLIIELDRLENQLKREINYKIYTMSEIKKEIKEKEPFILEILKDKKIIVIGDEHELQKIAEG from the coding sequence ATGATGAATTTTTTGGGAATATCAAAGTCTAATTTAAGACGAAAAATATTGTCTTATTTTTTTACTAATCCTGATTCTAATCTATATTTAAGGGAAATCGCAAATATTATAAACGAAGACCCAGGCAATTTATCGAGAGAACTTTCTAGATTAGAAAATGAAGGAATTTTTAAGTCAATTAAACGTGGAAATCAGAAATATTTTTATCTAAATAAAGAATACCCTCTTTATAAAGAATTAAAAAGTATAGTATTTAAGACTATAGGTATTAAAGGTGGTATAAAAAAAATATTTGAAAAAATTGGTGATGTTAAGCTTGTCTTTATTTATGGATCTTATGCCAAATCAAAAGAAAATTATTTATCAGATGTTGATCTTATAATTATCGGTAGTCCAGATGAAGATAAGCTGATTATAGAATTAGATAGATTGGAAAACCAGTTGAAACGAGAGATAAATTACAAAATTTATACCATGAGTGAAATTAAAAAAGAGATTAAAGAAAAAGAACCTTTCATTTTGGAAATTTTGAAAGACAAGAAAATTATAGTTATAGGGGATGAGCATGAATTACAAAAGATTGCTGAAGGATAA